Proteins from a single region of Flavobacterium sp. K5-23:
- a CDS encoding glycosyltransferase family 2 protein, which yields MLVSVIIPCYNQGNFLNETLESVYKQTYSDWECIIVDDGSIDNTMEIAQSWVSNDKRFKYYNKENGGVSSARNYGIELAQGEFLQFLDSDDILDMKKIEISINLLKLPKNSEVQMVISNFKMISSDSKEFYPAFCELTYESLSFENFLYNFFSIQIQCGFFDVKLFESIKFPENLSAQEDWVVWVHLFKNKPNYIFKNLPLAYYRINPTGRMMTMGADDNQIKVLDSLKEILTYHQYHQFSVHLMSKYYDSTKLFRNNLTLVKTSNTYKAGLIIKKVLNKVGMLKLAKEIFKKILKFKTR from the coding sequence ATGTTAGTATCTGTAATAATACCTTGTTACAATCAAGGAAATTTTTTAAACGAAACCTTAGAGTCTGTTTATAAACAAACATATTCAGACTGGGAATGCATTATAGTTGATGATGGTAGTATAGATAATACTATGGAAATTGCTCAATCATGGGTGTCAAACGACAAAAGATTTAAATATTATAACAAAGAAAATGGAGGTGTAAGTAGTGCAAGAAATTATGGAATAGAATTAGCGCAGGGAGAATTTCTTCAGTTTTTAGATTCAGATGATATTTTGGACATGAAAAAAATCGAAATTTCAATAAATCTATTAAAATTGCCAAAAAATAGTGAAGTACAAATGGTGATTTCTAATTTTAAGATGATTTCATCAGATTCGAAGGAATTTTATCCGGCATTTTGTGAATTGACATACGAATCATTATCATTTGAAAATTTTTTATATAATTTTTTTTCAATTCAAATACAATGCGGTTTCTTTGATGTGAAATTGTTTGAGAGCATAAAATTTCCTGAAAACTTATCAGCTCAAGAAGATTGGGTTGTGTGGGTTCATCTTTTTAAGAATAAGCCCAATTACATTTTTAAAAATTTACCTTTAGCATATTATAGAATTAATCCTACTGGAAGAATGATGACAATGGGTGCAGATGATAATCAGATTAAGGTTTTAGATTCTTTGAAAGAAATACTAACATACCACCAATATCACCAGTTTTCTGTTCATTTAATGAGTAAATACTATGATTCAACAAAACTATTTAGAAATAATTTGACATTAGTAAAAACATCTAACACTTATAAAGCTGGATTAATAATAAAAAAAGTTCTGAATAAAGTTGGGATGTTGAAACTTGCTAAAGAAATTTTCAAAAAAATTCTAAAATTTAAAACAAGATAG